In Phocoena phocoena chromosome 11, mPhoPho1.1, whole genome shotgun sequence, one DNA window encodes the following:
- the H4C16 gene encoding histone H4 yields MSGRGKGGKGLGKGGAKRHRKVLRDNIQGITKPAIRRLARRGGVKRISGLIYEETRGVLKVFLENVIRDAVTYTEHAKRKTVTAMDVVYALKRQGRTLYGFGG; encoded by the coding sequence ATGTCCGGCCGAGGTAAAGGTGGTAAAGGGCTGGGTAAGGGAGGCGCTAAGCGCCACCGGAAGGTCTTACGGGACAACATCCAGGGTATTACGAAGCCCGCCATTCGCCGTCTGGCTCGCCGTGGTGGTGTGAAGCGCATCTCTGGCCTCATCTATGAGGAGACCCGGGGAGTGCTCAAAGTGTTCCTGGAGAACGTGATCCGTGATGCGGTGACTTACACGGAGCACGCCAAACGCAAGACGGTCACGGCCATGGATGTGGTGTATGCGCTGAAACGCCAGGGCCGCACCCTTTACGGCTTCGGCGGCTGA
- the H2AJ gene encoding histone H2A.J, producing MSGRGKQGGKVRAKAKSRSSRAGLQFPVGRVHRLLRKGNYAERVGAGAPVYLAAVLEYLTAEILELAGNAARDNKKTRIIPRHLQLAIRNDEELNKLLGKVTIAQGGVLPNIQAVLLPKKTESQKAKSK from the coding sequence ATGTCTGGTCGCGGAAAGCAGGGCGGCAAAGTGCGGGCAAAGGCCAAGTCCCGGTCCTCTCGCGCGGGCCTGCAGTTCCCGGTGGGCCGAGTGCACCGACTGCTGCGCAAAGGTAACTACGCAGAGCGAGTGGGAGCCGGGGCGCCGGTGTACCTGGCAGCGGTGTTGGAGTACCTGACGGCGGAGATCCTGGAGTTGGCTGGCAACGCCGCGCGGGACAACAAGAAGACCAGGATAATCCCTCGCCACCTGCAACTCGCCATCCGCAATGACGAGGAGCTAAACAAGCTGCTGGGGAAAGTGACCATCGCCCAGGGCGGCGTCCTACCCAACATCCAGGCCGTGCTGCTGCCCAAGAAGACGGAGAGTCAGAAGGCGAAAAGCAAGTGA